From Helicoverpa armigera isolate CAAS_96S chromosome 17, ASM3070526v1, whole genome shotgun sequence, one genomic window encodes:
- the LOC110376911 gene encoding alpha-tocopherol transfer protein-like: MGDIDTWTFQEIAFKAEMDRHDDPESEKEAWILCGEDPATRMRNIVELRNMIYERGECHPHRMDDAFLLRFLRARRSVPARAHRLLVRYSNFRDQNPHLWRDIDWFGLTKLGHVFEGVLFDRPDVGRLIICRLGLWDPDDYPVEDLVRGCLLLLEIGIMQPKLQVLGGTALLDCEGLTMRHMRHFSPAIAIQAMNVMGFAFPLHQRGVHVINCSRVFETLFHFFKRLAPVDDLWKRVRFHGYDLSSLHKCIDPECLPKRYGGHRQEVSLEKWLTKIKQYKNKEFDNDMRNLGYAVD; the protein is encoded by the exons ATG GGCGACATAGACACATGGACATTTCAGGAGATAGCATTCAAAGCAGAGATGGATCGTCATGACGACCCGGAGTCAGAAAAAGAGGCGTGGATCCTATGTGGCGAAGACCCCGCGACCAGAATGAGGAATATTGTTGAACTTAGAAATATGATATACG aGCGAGGCGAGTGTCACCCACACCGTATGGACGACGCGTTTCTGCTGCGGTTCCTGAGGGCGCGCCGGTCAGTGCCTGCGCGGGCGCATAGACTT CTAGTCCGCTACAGCAACTTCCGGGATCAGAACCCGCACCTCTGGCGTGATATAGACTGGTTCGGCCTCACTAAACTAGGACATGTGTTCGAAGGCGTGCTCTTCGATAGACCTGATGTTGGCAGACTTATTATTTGTAGGCTAG GTTTATGGGACCCAGATGATTACCCAGTAGAAGACCTGGTACGCGGCTGTCTACTACTTCTGGAGATTGGCATCATGCAGCCAAAACTCCAGGTGTTGGGTGGAACTGCATTACTGGACTGCGAAGGTCTCACCATGAGGCATATGAGGCATTTCTCACCAGCAATTGCTATACAAGCCATGAATGTTATGGGG TTCGCATTCCCCCTGCACCAGCGAGGAGTGCACGTGATCAACTGCTCCCGGGTGTTCGAGACGCTCTTCCACTTCTTCAAGCGTCTGGCGCCCGTGGACGACCTGTGGAAAAGAGTGCGCTTTCACGGATATGATCTCAGTTCTTTACATAA ATGCATTGACCCAGAATGTCTGCCAAAGAGGTACGGAGGACATCGCCAGGAAGTGTCGTTGGAGAAATGGCTGACGAAGATCAAGCAGTACAAGAACAAAGAATTTGATAATGATATGAGAAACTTAGGATACGCTGTagattaa
- the LOC110376923 gene encoding clavesin-1 gives MPFIEIAFQAEISRYEDPEFAEYAKRHCNEDPDTRGKAIEELRRLIRERGECNPRRIDDAYLLRFLRCRRFIPALAHKLMVRYEEFRRQNAYLYDCDPFKLTTAEEVYAGVLPESPDNGRIILMRFGQWDVDTVPIEDLVRYALIMDEIAMMQPKLQILGVTIVVDLDGLNLRQVTQLTPTVAGQIVSLMGVNFPLANHCLHIVRYNWLLHSIFYLFKQFMPQAVWSRIHFHGNDVTSLHKHIDPEYLPPELGGRCRHVISTVHWISKINEYKDDFLVKELKELGFKVKS, from the exons ATGCCGTTTATCGAGATAGCATTTCAAGCTGAAATAAGTAGATACGAGGATCCGGAATTCGCAGAATATGCAAAACGGCACTGTAACGAAGATCCGGACACCAGGGGCAAAGCAATCGAGGAGTTACGTAGACTTATCCGGG AGCGAGGAGAATGCAATCCACGGCGAATAGATGACGCCTATTTACTACGGTTTCTAAGATGTCGGCGGTTCATTCCTGCGCTAGCACATAAATTG ATGGTTCGCTACGAAGAGTTTCGTCGCCAGAACGCATACCTGTATGACTGTGACCCCTTCAAGCTAACTACTGCGGAAGAAGTCTACGCAGGGGTGCTGCCAGAGAGCCCAGATAACGGTCGCATCATACTAATGAGGTTTG GACAATGGGACGTAGACACAGTCCCAATAGAAGACTTGGTCCGCTATGCTCTAATTATGGATGAAATCGCAATGATGCAGCCGAAGCTGCAGATCCTGGGAGTCACCATTGTAGTGGACTTGGATGGACTCAACTTGAGGCAGGTCACGCAACTGACGCCGACTGTGGCAGGACAGATTGTTAGCTTAATGGgg gtgAACTTCCCACTGGCAAACCACTGCCTTCACATAGTCCGTTACAACTGGCTTCTTCACTCCATCTTCTATTTATTCAAGCAATTTATGCCTCAAGCTGTCTGGAGCCGCATACATTTCCATGGCAACGATGTGACTTCTCTTCATAAGCATATTGACCCAGAATATCTACCTCCAGAGTTGGGAGGCCGGTGTCGCCATGTGATATCTACCGTCCATTGGATCTCCAAAATAAATGAGTACAAAGACGATTTTCTAGTGAAAGAACTTAAAGAATTGGGATTTAAGGTTAAAAGTTGA